In Chryseobacterium gleum, a single genomic region encodes these proteins:
- a CDS encoding FG-GAP-like repeat-containing protein has protein sequence MKFINKKTFLLSFLQIFISLMTFGQFVSPSQYFHDTQGNIDVNEGGQLQFNMAIDLPPGVKNVSPQVGLVYLSGAGNGTAGYGWNISGITSISRVGKNIEKDGEFRGVQLDYSDYYSFNGQRLILKSGEYGKDGAEYVTEKFSNTKIKSVGSITGQIWSGPEYWEVTLADGSLAWYGATASGSSNARTPLEYNIVKWKDPQGNYISYDYLQGSGTNVSLISSIKWGGNESLGKAHYNEVQFNYNGTYTRQLIEQSYVNGIALIQDKLLNSIVSKTNNSQYRKYEITYKLDVSKYQFVDKIQEFSADNQPANPIEFHRNENQSGATGSVSDGTWTPFREMALSGDFRGIHSTDFIVYNNAWGGNPTGYYLSTGGNTSPLYYLGTENVYNGAIPITIKDSNNYTSSRQGFVSYTLNSTTKDVTLKYYLIDLTKPISYTGSGFLYPNALTLVETKVIPGSQWSETEHTSTTNPLTYYDKTSSIRKLLQYDIDGDGISEVLIEKSIRITNTWCPGGGGGGTVDPSLDPNGRPINCESSSIDETKYFVAKQQDSTFPYVEFYLTKSEDIVMGDFNGDGLDDIAQSSPNWGSTVNGEFVPANLLQAYNVKKDAQGNYSLVEVYNADYLGLSASVQVADFNGDGISDLFSRTNVNNHYFVNLNNGKSFEKTPYFNDFNATDSYTSSQNGYYSTAKVLDINADGKSDIIDFSTSYNIASPTSASSSFTIKVRPSQGYANGKIQFGSDTPVTNNYNAPLIYRELLGLRQNELYLFRPSNSNVGGINNYYHFSNLQRAMVERINQAGRGTLISYDTGISGCAACYTGVKNEQYPLMELANVNSQLVSRISEWGNQPNSGRFKLFRYRGLIMNLHNRKTIGFRQIASSAWNTTIYPANTLLSTHVWSGVETDPLNQGATIKEWSIRTNDETKIFPADISENNNQLLSFKSTVYQTDKLVDGQIVTTVNDGNKAKVVTAIFPKITRAKDFLTGAVSESTVTYGDFYLPSQTLSKLNTSYAVKTTNYLYANNPAGTGANYYVGRPLSKNETVQAYSDVQSNKEEYTYDNNNLKTVKKWNRDNSGYLLDTFTYDGFGNVTQKVTSNSIDSSTESNGKVYDATGRFVSKQTDNLNLETNSTYNIWGKLETQTDPFGIVVTNTYDSWDKMLTSASNLGGITTYQYDKDNKYNVTITQQAADGNVTKTFTNEWGQVYKKSSKAFAQGQFISKDTKYDILGRKTAESEQYFDSGSPTLWNVITYDDTVYPVKVTTTGLATLNASGAISSFVGKKVETVTSGVTVTTTELNNYNKVTSKTSDILGNIISSTDKGGTIQFSYNAAGQQIKAKYGENTVSTKYDVWGRKSEHNDPSNGVYKYEFDGLGKGKKTTSPRGTKEFVYNNLGQLISQTEFSTIDSGQTTNKSISFGYNTKGQLTSKSGTVAGQAFSTTFTFDTYGRPLSSTENSNGKKYLEKNIIYDSKGRISSYEKELQSAGVTTNVKIENVYSSWNGELYQLKEKNSGKILWELQTSNSKGQALTAKLGGTNILNSYNEATGFLTEIKHSSVVQQSILNIKYTFDAVKNELKLRETLGDFNISESFNYDENNRLINWTDPRTGQLSQNTYDIKGRILQNDQVGTMKYENQSKIYQPTGMTLNAAGTQNYNGDLIQSILYNENNDPVQINGEKDRISFKYGLGSMRQRVDIIKLKQFGGGDPGDPPVESFSTGENLQPLPPVWQVQESKFYNEDGSFEIVFDQTTNQEKHILYIAGTPYESNIVFLKNFGESTGSFKFLHKDYLGSILAITDEAGNKLEQRHYDAWGNFTHLKIGSGAVITDKATLKTASLLLDRGYTSHEHFMQVGIVHMNGRLYDPLLRRFLNADENIQDPTNTQNYNKYGYVMNNPLLYNDPSGEIWGWLIGMVVGSYISGVQANHGQLNPVKWDWKQTWTAVVGGAFAGAAIGQSIQNISVNGTKFVQNSVVGAVGSIFNGLATGQNIFKSALVGFTGLSYSFNIGGNNVTATEGIADRFKYIISPDYNQSGSDVDVFGGYMPLTKEIYAQYILGRGRGQLSGTDENYLGHMFEKVFIDWAQFNIGPNVKDNTIGKNYYGTVPDATSPLATDTNYVPDGVFYEVKNTFRNIGIATAQVKREMNALSINNLTHGIPGGVMIIASPAGVNLTGPLMGYARNLNIDLVHFYSMYRMEGSLMKVRFMTSSIINLFNTAVKLGGTSVPAYRTPN, from the coding sequence ATGAAATTTATTAACAAAAAGACATTCTTACTGTCCTTTCTACAGATTTTCATTTCGCTGATGACCTTCGGGCAATTTGTAAGCCCTTCGCAGTATTTTCATGATACGCAGGGGAATATAGATGTAAATGAAGGAGGACAGCTTCAATTTAATATGGCAATCGATTTACCGCCCGGCGTTAAAAATGTATCTCCGCAGGTAGGTCTTGTTTATCTGAGTGGCGCTGGGAACGGTACTGCGGGGTACGGATGGAATATTTCGGGTATTACATCAATCTCCAGGGTTGGTAAAAATATAGAAAAAGACGGTGAATTTAGGGGCGTACAGCTTGATTATTCCGATTACTACAGTTTTAACGGTCAACGTTTAATTTTGAAATCAGGCGAGTATGGTAAAGATGGAGCGGAGTACGTAACGGAAAAATTCTCGAACACAAAAATTAAGTCTGTAGGTTCGATCACAGGTCAAATCTGGAGTGGGCCGGAATATTGGGAGGTTACTTTAGCAGATGGTTCACTGGCATGGTACGGAGCAACAGCTTCGGGAAGTAGTAATGCCAGAACTCCTCTGGAATATAATATTGTTAAGTGGAAGGACCCACAGGGAAATTATATCTCGTATGACTATCTGCAGGGCAGCGGAACGAATGTTTCATTGATCTCGAGTATAAAATGGGGCGGTAATGAAAGTCTGGGAAAAGCTCATTATAACGAGGTTCAGTTCAATTATAATGGGACATATACAAGGCAATTAATCGAACAATCGTACGTCAATGGAATCGCTTTAATACAGGACAAGCTTCTGAACAGCATTGTATCAAAGACTAATAACTCACAGTACCGCAAATATGAAATCACTTACAAATTAGATGTTTCAAAATATCAGTTTGTCGATAAGATACAGGAGTTCAGTGCTGACAATCAACCAGCAAATCCGATCGAATTTCACCGTAATGAAAATCAAAGTGGTGCGACAGGTTCTGTTTCTGATGGTACATGGACACCGTTTCGCGAAATGGCCCTTAGTGGTGATTTTAGGGGGATACACAGCACTGATTTTATTGTATATAATAATGCTTGGGGAGGTAATCCCACGGGATATTATTTAAGTACAGGTGGTAATACTTCGCCACTTTATTATTTAGGAACAGAAAATGTATACAACGGCGCGATTCCGATAACTATTAAAGACAGCAATAATTATACGAGCAGCCGGCAGGGTTTTGTTTCATATACACTGAATTCCACAACAAAGGATGTAACGCTGAAATATTATCTTATTGACCTTACAAAACCTATTTCCTATACGGGTTCAGGTTTTCTCTATCCCAATGCGTTGACCCTTGTTGAGACTAAAGTCATTCCGGGAAGCCAGTGGAGCGAAACAGAGCACACATCGACAACAAATCCTTTAACTTACTATGATAAAACATCGTCTATCAGAAAACTGCTTCAATATGACATTGATGGCGATGGCATTTCTGAGGTACTGATTGAAAAATCGATCCGCATCACCAATACATGGTGTCCCGGTGGTGGCGGAGGTGGTACCGTTGATCCTAGTTTAGATCCAAACGGACGGCCGATCAATTGCGAGAGTTCCAGCATAGATGAAACAAAATATTTCGTTGCCAAACAACAGGACAGCACATTTCCATATGTTGAATTTTACCTAACCAAAAGTGAGGACATTGTCATGGGAGACTTCAATGGTGACGGTCTTGATGATATAGCGCAATCCAGTCCGAATTGGGGTTCTACGGTAAATGGTGAATTCGTACCTGCTAATTTATTACAGGCATATAATGTCAAAAAAGATGCCCAGGGGAATTACAGTTTGGTTGAAGTCTACAATGCGGACTATTTGGGCTTATCGGCGAGTGTACAGGTAGCAGATTTCAATGGCGATGGAATTTCAGATCTATTTAGCAGAACGAATGTTAACAACCATTACTTTGTGAATCTGAACAACGGTAAAAGCTTTGAGAAAACGCCATATTTCAATGATTTTAATGCTACTGACAGTTATACATCATCTCAAAATGGTTATTATTCAACTGCAAAGGTTTTGGACATCAATGCCGATGGAAAGTCGGATATCATAGATTTTAGTACAAGCTATAATATCGCCTCACCGACATCAGCAAGTTCATCTTTTACTATCAAGGTTCGTCCGAGCCAAGGTTACGCGAATGGTAAGATACAATTTGGTTCCGATACCCCGGTAACGAATAATTATAATGCACCTCTTATTTACAGGGAACTTTTGGGACTAAGACAGAATGAGTTATATCTGTTCAGACCCAGTAATTCAAATGTGGGGGGCATAAACAATTATTATCATTTTTCCAACCTGCAGAGGGCAATGGTGGAAAGAATAAATCAGGCAGGAAGGGGAACCTTAATCAGCTACGATACAGGGATAAGTGGATGTGCAGCGTGTTATACAGGTGTTAAAAATGAACAATATCCATTGATGGAGCTGGCGAATGTAAATTCACAACTGGTTTCAAGGATTTCTGAATGGGGTAATCAGCCTAACAGTGGCAGATTTAAATTGTTCCGCTATCGTGGCCTTATTATGAACCTGCACAATAGAAAGACGATAGGTTTTCGACAAATAGCAAGTTCAGCATGGAATACAACTATTTATCCTGCAAACACTTTACTTAGTACGCACGTATGGTCCGGGGTGGAAACCGACCCACTTAACCAGGGTGCAACCATTAAGGAATGGTCGATCAGAACCAACGATGAAACTAAAATATTTCCAGCGGATATTTCTGAAAACAATAATCAGCTTTTAAGTTTTAAATCTACGGTCTATCAGACGGACAAACTTGTTGACGGACAAATAGTGACAACTGTCAACGATGGCAATAAGGCTAAAGTAGTAACGGCAATTTTTCCGAAAATAACCAGAGCAAAGGATTTCCTGACGGGTGCGGTTTCCGAAAGTACCGTGACTTATGGCGATTTTTATCTTCCTTCCCAGACCCTATCGAAACTTAATACTTCGTATGCAGTTAAGACTACCAATTACCTCTATGCTAATAATCCAGCTGGAACTGGAGCAAATTATTATGTCGGACGTCCGTTATCAAAAAATGAAACTGTACAGGCTTATAGTGATGTACAGTCGAACAAGGAAGAGTACACCTATGATAATAACAATCTAAAAACGGTAAAAAAATGGAATAGGGACAACTCCGGTTATCTGCTGGATACATTTACCTATGATGGTTTTGGTAATGTAACGCAAAAGGTTACTAGCAACAGTATTGATTCCAGTACGGAAAGTAATGGTAAAGTATATGATGCAACGGGACGTTTTGTATCCAAGCAGACTGATAATCTAAACTTAGAGACCAATAGTACTTATAATATCTGGGGGAAATTAGAGACTCAGACAGACCCTTTCGGAATTGTTGTTACCAATACATATGATTCATGGGATAAAATGTTAACCTCAGCATCAAATTTAGGTGGAATTACTACCTATCAATATGACAAGGATAACAAATATAATGTAACCATTACTCAACAGGCTGCGGATGGGAATGTGACCAAAACTTTTACAAATGAATGGGGTCAGGTCTATAAAAAATCCAGCAAGGCATTTGCGCAGGGACAGTTCATTTCAAAAGATACGAAATATGATATTTTGGGTAGAAAGACTGCTGAAAGCGAGCAGTATTTCGACAGTGGTTCCCCTACATTATGGAACGTAATTACGTATGACGATACTGTCTATCCGGTGAAAGTGACCACAACTGGTTTAGCTACCTTAAACGCTTCTGGAGCCATAAGCTCATTTGTAGGAAAGAAAGTGGAAACAGTAACTTCCGGAGTAACCGTTACCACAACTGAGCTTAATAATTATAATAAGGTTACCTCAAAAACTAGCGATATACTTGGAAACATCATTTCCTCAACAGACAAGGGCGGAACGATCCAGTTCAGTTACAATGCTGCAGGACAGCAGATCAAAGCGAAATATGGTGAAAATACAGTCAGTACAAAATATGATGTATGGGGCAGAAAGTCCGAACATAACGATCCATCCAATGGCGTGTATAAATATGAATTTGATGGATTAGGAAAAGGAAAAAAGACGACCAGCCCTAGGGGAACAAAGGAATTTGTCTATAATAATCTTGGGCAATTAATATCCCAGACCGAATTTTCAACAATTGATAGTGGTCAGACCACTAACAAAAGCATTTCTTTCGGATATAACACCAAGGGACAGCTTACCTCAAAGTCCGGCACAGTTGCAGGTCAGGCTTTCAGCACCACCTTTACTTTCGATACTTATGGTAGACCATTATCTTCAACAGAGAACAGCAACGGGAAGAAATACCTTGAAAAGAATATCATTTATGATAGTAAAGGAAGAATATCTTCTTATGAAAAAGAACTGCAGTCTGCTGGAGTTACGACCAATGTAAAGATCGAAAATGTTTACAGCTCGTGGAACGGTGAACTTTATCAGTTAAAGGAAAAAAATTCAGGGAAGATCTTGTGGGAACTGCAGACCAGCAATTCAAAAGGGCAGGCGCTGACAGCCAAATTAGGTGGTACAAATATTCTAAATTCTTATAATGAAGCGACAGGTTTCCTAACTGAGATCAAGCACTCCTCAGTGGTACAGCAAAGTATTTTAAATATCAAATATACGTTTGATGCTGTTAAAAATGAACTGAAGCTCAGGGAGACATTAGGTGATTTCAATATTTCAGAATCATTCAATTATGATGAAAACAACCGTCTGATCAACTGGACTGATCCGAGAACAGGACAGCTTTCTCAAAATACCTATGACATTAAGGGTAGAATCCTTCAAAATGACCAGGTAGGTACGATGAAATATGAAAATCAGTCTAAGATTTACCAGCCGACGGGAATGACATTGAATGCCGCAGGAACACAGAATTACAACGGTGATCTTATTCAATCGATACTTTACAACGAGAATAATGATCCTGTACAGATCAATGGCGAAAAAGACCGTATCAGTTTCAAGTACGGGCTAGGTTCGATGAGGCAGCGTGTCGATATTATTAAGTTAAAACAGTTCGGCGGTGGAGATCCGGGAGATCCACCCGTGGAGTCATTTTCAACAGGCGAGAACTTACAACCTCTGCCACCAGTTTGGCAGGTTCAGGAATCTAAATTTTACAATGAAGACGGAAGTTTTGAGATTGTATTCGACCAGACAACAAACCAGGAAAAGCATATTCTTTACATTGCTGGCACACCTTACGAATCGAACATAGTTTTCTTAAAGAATTTTGGGGAGAGTACTGGATCATTTAAATTTTTGCACAAAGACTATCTGGGAAGTATCCTGGCGATCACAGATGAAGCCGGCAATAAGTTAGAGCAAAGACATTATGATGCCTGGGGGAACTTTACTCACCTAAAGATAGGTTCCGGAGCCGTTATTACGGATAAGGCAACGCTGAAAACGGCAAGCTTACTTCTTGATCGTGGATATACCAGCCATGAGCATTTTATGCAGGTAGGTATCGTCCACATGAACGGAAGGCTGTATGATCCGCTATTAAGAAGATTTTTGAACGCGGATGAAAATATCCAAGATCCTACGAACACGCAGAACTATAATAAATACGGTTATGTAATGAATAATCCGTTATTATATAATGATCCAAGCGGGGAAATATGGGGTTGGTTAATTGGTATGGTAGTGGGAAGTTACATTAGCGGGGTTCAGGCCAATCATGGACAGTTGAACCCTGTAAAATGGGACTGGAAACAGACCTGGACAGCTGTTGTGGGTGGTGCATTTGCCGGAGCAGCCATTGGGCAGAGTATTCAGAATATCAGTGTCAATGGGACCAAATTCGTACAAAACTCCGTAGTAGGCGCTGTTGGAAGTATCTTTAATGGGTTAGCGACGGGACAGAATATCTTTAAGAGTGCGTTGGTAGGATTTACGGGATTAAGCTATTCCTTTAATATTGGTGGGAATAATGTGACCGCTACTGAAGGTATTGCTGATCGATTTAAGTACATCATATCCCCAGATTACAATCAGAGCGGTTCAGATGTTGATGTTTTTGGCGGGTATATGCCTTTAACAAAGGAAATATATGCACAGTACATTTTAGGAAGGGGAAGAGGACAGCTGAGTGGAACTGACGAAAATTATTTAGGGCATATGTTTGAAAAGGTATTTATAGATTGGGCTCAGTTTAATATTGGACCTAATGTAAAGGATAATACGATCGGAAAAAATTACTACGGTACCGTTCCTGATGCGACCTCACCATTGGCAACCGATACCAATTATGTGCCTGACGGCGTATTTTATGAAGTTAAGAATACTTTTAGAAATATTGGAATAGCAACTGCGCAGGTAAAACGAGAAATGAATGCATTATCAATCAATAATTTGACGCACGGAATTCCGGGCGGCGTAATGATCATCGCTTCTCCTGCAGGGGTTAATCTAACAGGCCCATTGATGGGATATGCTAGAAATTTAAACATCGATCTTGTTCATTTTTACAGTATGTATAGAATGGAAGGGAGTTTGATGAAGGTTCGCTTTATGACGTCCTCAATCATAAACCTATTTAATACAGCGGTAAAATTGGGTGGTACAAGTGTACCTGCATATAGAACTCCAAATTAA
- a CDS encoding SOS response-associated peptidase, with product MCYYNGQRVSREEFIRLMDLEKAVMNYDFLDQEIHEGFNYGNIAVLRPTEDKCNFDIVQMEWGFIPSYIKNRDDVKKMRFGYKDGAGKWHQAYTTLNAKGEELLLKDENTGREKMFRKAALERRCLILSSEFYEWRHIYRLNKKTNQPLKTADKYPYHIGLINKEYFFIAAIWQNWTDKDTGETVDTVALVTTEANSLMKQIHNSKNRMPTMLPDELAWEWMMSDLTEEQITELATYQINSNEMEAYTIEKEFKTTGTPTKAFVYEGVPELTYEV from the coding sequence ATGTGTTATTATAATGGACAACGCGTATCACGGGAGGAATTCATAAGATTAATGGATCTTGAAAAAGCCGTTATGAACTATGACTTTCTGGATCAGGAAATACATGAAGGTTTTAATTACGGAAATATTGCGGTACTTAGACCCACAGAGGACAAGTGCAATTTTGATATCGTACAGATGGAATGGGGATTTATACCATCTTATATCAAAAATAGAGACGATGTAAAAAAAATGCGTTTTGGCTATAAGGACGGCGCAGGAAAATGGCATCAAGCTTACACCACATTAAATGCCAAAGGTGAGGAGCTTCTTTTGAAGGATGAAAATACCGGACGTGAGAAAATGTTTCGCAAGGCAGCGCTTGAAAGACGATGTCTAATTTTATCCAGCGAATTTTATGAATGGCGACATATTTACCGTCTGAACAAGAAAACAAACCAGCCCCTAAAAACAGCCGATAAATATCCATATCATATCGGATTAATAAATAAAGAATATTTTTTTATTGCTGCGATCTGGCAGAACTGGACTGATAAGGATACAGGTGAAACAGTTGACACAGTTGCGCTTGTAACCACCGAAGCGAACTCTCTGATGAAGCAGATCCACAACTCAAAAAACCGTATGCCTACAATGCTTCCTGATGAACTCGCTTGGGAATGGATGATGTCAGACCTAACTGAAGAACAGATAACTGAACTAGCAACTTATCAGATCAATTCAAACGAGATGGAAGCTTATACGATCGAGAAGGAATTTAAGACCACCGGAACGCCAACGAAAGCTTTTGTGTATGAAGGTGTGCCTGAACTAACTTACGAAGTATAA
- a CDS encoding phosphorylase, giving the protein MKISYKEVGSEFITANDELFNLLIVTATETEKKELHQYLKPLPEEDKIIKVSKDKQTYFLGTFGAYPAVHVACDDMGAVSRNGSITTTMHAISLWKPKAVLMVGIAFGIDKKKQKIGDVLVAERIVAYESQRVGIKVIPRGKEGPASSVLVNRFKSVTDWEYKIGTRTPQIISGLILSGEKLIDDQEFRDELLKAEPTAIGGEMEGAGIYAACDGQVHHWILVKAICDYADGNKSKKKAHNQKVAISSAVNLCEHVFSSPYGFDDILTTTAPKKIVDKLSTSKKKVHEALKIQTNRQIKKQINSGKYIPDTFIEMGRQKDLLRNMAHPVLFAEKCLKEVEVLDFSALEKRLKKLALPPFSFNPSLFKFEPKQVNITNISEQAQNWLQNLRDTDNRIKQINLGNECSLFSYKLRDNLSDLESLKSKVALIKEMPGQGKTNFVCDFSQNFLLKLDIPCVFLLGTEIDANDIRSSILKRVFPDGEEVTFVEFMAELKDYALKTGKCFVIIIDGLNENGNPAELSKSLNEFISEILDYDFVRMILTCRTEYYKANFAKLENSSFKEEILQIDSLNNYRYHHEDKVNRKLFDRYLEHFKIKYKSFSHKAYGQLVDNFLLLRIFCDAYQGKDVHKVENIYKEELFTQYFEVKTKEINDRLKSNDDFGISGEIDIKKFILAIVEYMIKHNEYANIPLDDIIHGKNKELYIRFLDENILVRRDLQNNDDIFDTSETVNFTFDEFRDFLLSKYLISKTYKNSPAEFENFLNDQFIEGSPIREGCGIFLFHASRKSGDGDLIKLIEKQDWYEYIFERSIFNLKDEYIEEKDRERLFSNLLIHAYNSARILYALLSRTDLQRHKNLNIQHLFEHLRSLTSTNYDKAFIRAFSLSDWSGGLIRQNDILDRLKKRLASKKFEDVHHHPFELLIYMFTNPNNWEIKSIYERYRYKYPDKAKEQLSKALKAKNENLVKEIKSFCKQYGIIL; this is encoded by the coding sequence ATGAAGATTTCGTACAAGGAGGTCGGTTCCGAATTTATTACCGCAAACGATGAATTATTTAATCTACTCATAGTTACTGCAACAGAAACTGAGAAAAAAGAACTTCATCAATATTTAAAGCCCTTACCAGAAGAGGATAAAATTATAAAAGTATCAAAAGATAAACAGACTTATTTTTTAGGGACCTTCGGAGCCTATCCTGCAGTTCATGTCGCATGCGATGACATGGGAGCCGTAAGCAGAAATGGATCTATTACAACAACAATGCACGCAATTTCTTTATGGAAACCCAAAGCTGTACTCATGGTAGGTATAGCATTTGGTATTGATAAAAAGAAGCAAAAAATAGGCGATGTTTTAGTAGCAGAAAGGATCGTTGCTTACGAATCTCAAAGGGTTGGCATAAAAGTGATACCCCGTGGAAAAGAAGGCCCTGCAAGTTCAGTACTCGTTAACAGGTTTAAGTCAGTGACCGATTGGGAGTATAAGATCGGCACACGTACACCGCAAATAATTTCCGGCTTGATATTATCCGGAGAAAAACTTATTGACGACCAGGAATTTAGGGATGAACTTTTAAAAGCTGAACCAACTGCAATCGGCGGGGAAATGGAAGGCGCCGGCATTTATGCAGCCTGCGACGGCCAGGTCCATCATTGGATTTTAGTAAAAGCAATCTGCGATTACGCTGACGGTAACAAAAGTAAAAAGAAGGCCCATAACCAAAAAGTAGCTATTTCTTCAGCAGTTAATCTCTGTGAACATGTTTTTAGCTCTCCATATGGTTTTGATGATATTTTGACCACAACGGCCCCTAAGAAAATAGTTGATAAATTATCAACCTCAAAAAAAAAAGTTCATGAAGCACTAAAAATTCAGACGAACCGTCAGATTAAAAAGCAGATAAATTCAGGTAAGTACATTCCCGACACCTTTATAGAGATGGGCCGGCAGAAGGATCTACTTCGAAATATGGCTCATCCTGTTTTATTTGCCGAGAAGTGTCTTAAAGAAGTAGAGGTTCTGGACTTTTCTGCTTTGGAGAAAAGACTGAAAAAACTGGCCCTTCCACCTTTTAGTTTTAATCCCTCGTTATTTAAATTCGAGCCTAAGCAAGTGAACATTACCAATATCAGTGAACAGGCGCAAAACTGGTTACAAAATCTCCGAGATACTGATAACAGAATCAAACAAATAAATCTTGGAAATGAATGTAGTTTGTTTTCTTACAAATTGAGAGATAATCTATCTGATCTGGAAAGTCTAAAATCCAAGGTTGCATTGATCAAAGAAATGCCAGGTCAGGGGAAAACAAATTTTGTATGTGACTTCTCACAAAATTTTCTGCTCAAATTAGATATCCCGTGCGTCTTTCTGCTGGGAACAGAAATTGATGCAAACGATATCAGAAGCTCAATTCTTAAAAGAGTATTTCCTGATGGTGAGGAAGTAACCTTTGTGGAGTTTATGGCTGAACTAAAAGATTACGCACTAAAAACCGGTAAATGTTTTGTAATTATTATTGACGGACTGAACGAAAACGGTAATCCAGCTGAACTGAGTAAGTCCCTTAATGAATTTATATCAGAAATTCTTGATTACGACTTTGTGCGTATGATCCTGACCTGTAGAACAGAATACTACAAAGCTAATTTTGCAAAACTTGAAAACTCGAGCTTCAAAGAGGAAATTTTACAAATTGATTCGCTTAACAATTATAGGTACCACCACGAAGACAAAGTAAACCGAAAGCTTTTTGACAGATATCTTGAGCACTTTAAAATCAAGTATAAGTCCTTTAGCCATAAAGCCTATGGCCAGCTGGTCGATAATTTTTTATTGTTGCGGATTTTTTGTGATGCCTACCAAGGTAAGGACGTTCATAAGGTTGAAAATATTTACAAAGAGGAACTGTTTACACAATACTTTGAGGTAAAAACCAAGGAAATAAATGATCGTCTTAAATCGAATGACGATTTTGGTATAAGTGGAGAAATCGATATCAAGAAGTTTATCTTGGCAATCGTTGAATACATGATAAAACATAACGAATACGCCAATATACCCCTTGATGATATTATTCACGGCAAAAACAAGGAACTGTACATTAGATTTCTTGATGAAAATATATTGGTTCGTCGTGACCTACAAAATAATGATGATATTTTTGACACATCGGAAACTGTCAACTTTACATTCGATGAATTTCGTGATTTTCTATTGTCTAAATATCTGATCTCCAAAACTTATAAAAATTCACCCGCAGAATTTGAAAATTTTCTAAATGACCAGTTTATTGAAGGATCTCCTATTCGCGAAGGCTGCGGAATATTTTTATTCCATGCATCCCGAAAATCGGGCGACGGTGATTTAATTAAACTAATCGAAAAACAGGACTGGTATGAATATATATTCGAGCGATCAATTTTTAATCTAAAAGACGAATATATAGAAGAAAAAGACAGGGAAAGATTGTTTAGTAATTTATTAATACATGCCTATAATTCCGCTCGGATCTTATACGCCCTATTGTCACGAACTGACTTACAGCGCCATAAAAACCTAAATATCCAACATTTATTTGAGCATTTAAGGTCATTAACCAGTACAAATTATGATAAAGCCTTTATCAGGGCTTTCTCATTAAGTGATTGGTCCGGCGGCTTAATAAGACAAAATGATATTTTAGATCGATTAAAGAAAAGGCTAGCATCAAAGAAGTTTGAGGATGTACACCACCATCCCTTTGAATTACTCATTTATATGTTTACAAATCCCAACAACTGGGAAATAAAATCAATTTATGAAAGATATAGATACAAATATCCCGACAAAGCAAAAGAGCAGCTTTCGAAAGCTCTGAAAGCGAAAAATGAAAATCTAGTTAAAGAAATTAAATCCTTTTGTAAGCAATATGGTATTATTTTATGA